A single genomic interval of Lathyrus oleraceus cultivar Zhongwan6 chromosome 7, CAAS_Psat_ZW6_1.0, whole genome shotgun sequence harbors:
- the LOC127106904 gene encoding LOW QUALITY PROTEIN: transcription factor bHLH95-like (The sequence of the model RefSeq protein was modified relative to this genomic sequence to represent the inferred CDS: deleted 1 base in 1 codon; substituted 1 base at 1 genomic stop codon) has product MTMTGDHNNGDYAGFIWENQSWSDLLNSENLGESNKQKLDMKSFNHKEGLNEGEVHVNKKQNRGGVVIRNENDINGGGKDEIYRDLDHELHILAERERRKKMRNMFSNLHALLPELSSKANNSTIVDAAVKEIKNLKQIIEKLEKKKQEKLKYVSLFGSESSSAIKKTHWHPYKSRETIITNHGSSSYNNNFPTSAVATSCHNSKALAQSSPLPQQVAFRTWSYQNVVLNISGGEAXFFICATKILGLLTRIIFLLENHRIDVVVANITCNRNGNFYMILTQARQCLQDSISVEETYKQATREIMLLIS; this is encoded by the exons ATGACCATGACTGGAGATCATAATAATGGTGATTATGCTGGTTTCATTTGGGAAAATCAATCATGGAGTGATCTCTTAAATTCAGAAAATTTAGGTGAGAGTAACAAACAAAAGTTAGATATGAAATCATTCAACCATAAAGAAGGACTTAATGAAGGAGAAGTTCATGTGAATAAAAAACAAAATCGAGGTGGGGTTGTGATTCGAAATGAGAATGATATAAATGGTGGGGGTAAAGATGAAATATATCGTGATTTAGATCATGAATTGCATATCTTGGCTGAGAGAGAAAGGAGAAAGAAAATGAGGAACATGTTCTCTAACCTTCATGCTTTGCTTCCTGAACTATCTTCAAAG GCTAATAATTCAACAATTGTGGATGCAGCAGTGAAGGAAATAAAAAATCTAAAGCAAATTATTGAAAAGTTAGAAAAGAAGAAGCAAGAAAAGCTTAAGTATGTATCCTTATTTGGAAGTGAGTCATCATCTGCGATTAAAAAAACACATTGGCATCCCTACAAATCAAGGGAAACGATTATAACTAATCATGGATCCTCAAGTTATAATAATAATTTTCCTACTAGTGCAGTTGCAACTTCATGTCATAATTCGAAAGCATTAGCACAATCTTCACCTCTACCACAACAAGTAGCTTTTCGAACATGGTCTTATCAAAATGTTGTCTTAAACATTTCTGGTGGTGAAGCATAATTC TTCATATGTGCTACTAAAATATTAGGTCTTTTGACAAGGATTATTTTTTTGTTGGAAAATCATAGGATTGATGTTGTAGTTGCCAACATTACATGCAATAGAAATGGAAACTTCTACATGATTCTAACTCAA GCTAGACAATGTTTACAAGATTCAATTTCAGTGGAGGAAACTTACAAGCAAGCAACTAGAGAAATTATGTTGTTGATCTCTTAA